In Streptomyces sp. NBC_01231, the sequence GCGCTCGTCGGGCCGCCCGGTGTCGGCAAGACCTCGCTGGGCGAGTCCGTCGCGCACGCCATGGGGCGGAAGTTCGTCCGGGTCGCGCTCGGCGGTGTCCGGGACGAGGCGGAGATCCGCGGCCACCGGCGTACGTACGTCGGCGCGCTGCCCGGCCGGATCGTGCGCGCGATCAAGGAGGCCGGGTCGATGAACCCGGTGGTCCTGCTGGACGAGATCGACAAGGTGGGGTCCGACTTCCGGGGAGACCCGGCCGCGGCGCTGCTGGAGGTTCTCGACCCGGCGCAGAACCACACCTTCCGGGACCACTACCTCGAGGTCGAACTCGACCTGTCGGACGTCGTCTTCCTGGCCACGGCCAATGTGCTGGAAGCCATCCCGGAGGCGCTGCTAGACCGTATGGAGCTGGTCCGGCTCGACGGCTACACCGAGGACGAGAAGATCGTCATCGCGCGTGACCACCTGCTGCCCCGTCAGCTGGAGCGGGCCGGCCTCAACAAGGACGAGGTCACCCTCGACGAGAGCGCGCTGCGCAAGCTCGCCGGCGAGTACACCCGCGAGGCCGGGGTCCGCACCCTGGAGCGCTCCGTCGCGCGGCTGCTGCGCAAGGTCGCGGCCCAGCACGAACTGGGCGAGCGGGAACTGCCGTTCACCGTCACGGACGAGGACCTGCGCGCGCTGATCGGCCGGCCGCACCACGTGCCGGAGTCCGCCCAGGACCCGGCGGAGCGGCGGACCGCCGTGCCGGGTGTGGCGACGGGGCTCGCGGTCACGGGAGCCGGTGGTGACGTGCTGTTCGTCGAGGCGTCGCTGGCCGACCCGGAGACCGGCGCGGCGGGCCTGACGCTGACGGGCCAGTTGGGCGACGTCATGAAGGAGTCGGCGCAGATCGCGCTGAGCTTCCTGCGCTCGCACGGAGCCGAACTGGAGCTGCCGGTCGCGGACCTGAAGGACCGGGGCGTGCACATCCACTTCCCGGCGGGCGCGGTGCCGAAGGACGGCCCGAGTGCCGGTGTCACGATGACGACGGCGCTGGCGTCGCTGCTCAGCGGCCGCCTGGTCCGTACGGACGTGGCGATGACCGGCGAGGTCTCGCTGACCGGACGTGTGCTGCCCATCGGCGGGGTGAAGCAGAAGCTGCTCGCCGCGCACCGGGCGGGTGTCACCACGGTCGTCATCCCGAAGCGCAACGAGCCCGACCTGGACGACGTCCCCGCGGAGGTGCTGGACAAGCTCGACGTCCACGCCGTCACGGACGTCCGCCAGGTCCTGGAGCTGGCGCTGTCCCCCGCGACGAACGGGGCCGCGCCGGAGGTTCCGGTCGCGGCGTGACGGACGCGGTCGGATGAGGGGAGGCCCGGGTCCCGTGAGGGAGACCCGGGCCTTCGCCTCGTGTGCGCCGCGCACCTCGGCCGTCGCCGCCGGCGGTGTCCGGGGCGCGAAGTGATGAAGAAGCTACGCACGTAGAACACCGAGAGAGAGACCGAGGGAGAGGAGGGGTCGAACACCGCCGTTCGTCCGGCCCTGGGAAATACTGGCGGAGCTGTGGCGACGACGGCGCTTGGCGGAAACTTTCAGGATCGGGAAACCGAGGCAGGGGCTGACGTGCACGAAGACGGAACCGGCGACGGACGCGGTGTCGAAGCCGGTGCTGCCGCGAGCGGTGTGGACCAGCCCGCGTTTCTCGCGCTGGAACGCGAACTGACCGTTCTGCTGCGGCGGGCCCGCGCCAACCAGGGCGAGATGGCCCGCGAGGTCCACCCGGACCTGGAGTCCGCGGCGTACGGCCTCCTGGTGCGCCTGGACGAGTGCGGACGCCAGCGGGCCACCGAACTCGCCGCGTACATCGGTGTCGGCAAGGCCACGATGTCCCGTCAGTTGCGCGCGCTGGAGGAACTCGGCCTGGTGGCGAGGGAGCCGGACCCGGCCGACGGCCGCGCCTGGCTGGTCGCCCTCACCCAGGAGGGACACGACCGGGTGACCAGGGTGCGTGAGGCGCGGCGGGCGCGGTACGCCGGTCGTCTGGAGGACTGGGACTCGCGCGAGGTCGCGGAACTGGCGCGGCTGCTCAACCAGTTGAACCGGGGCATGGAGAAGTAGGTCCGCGGGACCCGTCGGCACCTGCACTGGCCGGCCCCGTCCGGTGGGCCGGTTCCTCAGAGCTCCACGTACACCACCGTCGCGTCGTCGTGCGTCTTGCTGCGGCCCAGGTGCGTCCGCTCCCGCGCGTCCGCCCGCTCCAACTCCCGTACGCGGTCCACCAACGCCTGCGCCCCCTCCTTGCGGACGTAGGTGAGACAGTCCGTCCAGTCGCCCTCGTGGAACTTCTCCACCCAGCGGGTCGCGCCGTCCGTCAGGGCGGCCAGGGCACGGACGTCCGTACGCGGTACGACCCCTGTCACCGCGCGCGCCGCCACCGTCGGATCCGCCGCCGCCGTGAAGAAGCCGCCCTCCTTGTTGCGGATCGTGGAGTCGATCAGGGCGTCCGTGGCGAGGGCGGAGCGGGGGAGGAGTGCCAGACGGTCGTCCAGGTGCGGGGTCACCGCACCGTCGGGGGACTCCAGCAGGAGTGCCGAGTCCGAGAGAACCAGGTACTCGACCGTCTCCGACGACCAGCGGGCCAGAACCACCGTGGCCTGTGGGGTGCGCGGGTGAGAAAGGTCACAAGTGGATTGATGGGCCCCGGTTGTTCGAAGGATCGCCCGGGAGAGGATCTCCGGCAGGGGAAGATCCCGACAGGAAACGGTCAGTTCGGTCAGGGCCCCGCCGAGTCGCGCGGTGAACCAGGGGACGGAATGCAGACAGCCCGTCGCACCCTTCGGCGGAGTCACCCCGTCCAGGACCACGAGCGCACCGCCCAGACCGGAGGCCGGTAGCGCGACACTCGCGAAGTCCTCGTTGGCGCGGGCCCGGCCGCCGGGCTCCGAAACAAGTTCCGTACGCATTCGGCCAGTCTGCACGAGCCTTCCACAAGCTGTGCAAAAGGCTGGCATCGGTTCCCGATTTCACGCAGCCGTGCAGGTCAGACGTCTGGTTTGGGGTGGAATGACTCACTCCGGGAAGGCGTGTCGGCGAATATTGCCACCGCCCGCCGTGCACGTCCAACCGGCCCGCCGCGCAAGATCGCTGCACGGGCCAGAGAAACTTGCCCGCCAACTCCCGTCCGATGTTCACTCCTTCGGGTGGCGGGCCAGGTGATGCGCGACCGCCGCCCACCGGCACTGGGAGGGTCGGGAACCGCACCGGGTGTATGCACCAGTTGGCCCTGATAGGTGGGCTGATGGGCCGCCACCCGGGCCATGGGTATTCACGAGTCAGGAATGCGAGCACCGGTGCAGAAGACGCGGCCTCGTCGTACAGGCAAGCAGGCGGCCTCCGGCAAAGGCGTGGAGCAGACACCCGGCACGCCCGACCCCGGCACGCCTGGAACCCCTCACCCCGGCATGCACGGCAGCCCCTCCGCCGCGGCCGTCGCCGCCCCCGTCGGCAAGGGCCGCCCCACACACGTGCGCACGCGGCTCATTCTCGCCGTCACCGTCGTCGCCGCCGCCATCGCCGGAGCCGGTGTCCCCTCCCTGGTCACCGCCTCCGGGCAGCTCAGTGACTCCCAGGACCTGGTGACCCTCGCCGAGCAGACCCAGGACGCACTCACCCTCGCCCACTCGCTCGCCGACGAACGCGACGAGGTCACCCCGTACATCGCGGCCGGCCGGCCCAAGTCCAAGGCGCCCAACGAGCAGCAGAGCGCCCGCGTCGACCGGCAGGTCGAGGAGATGCGCGCCGACACGGACACCCCCGCCGCCGTCCGCGAGGACCTCGACACCATCGCCGCCGTGCGCAGGTCGGCCCTCACCGGCAAGAGCGGCGCGCTCGAGGCGCACCAGGCCTACTCCGCCGCCATCACCGACCTGCACCTGCTCGCCGAGCAGCTGGCCGACCAGATGCCGCCCCGCGCGGGCTCCGGCGCCTACGCCCTCGCCGAGCTGGACTCCGCCGTCCAGCAGGCCGCCGCGACCCGAGGGCTGCTGCTCGCCGCGCTGAACGTGCCGACGACGACACGGTCCGTCATCGACCCCGCCACCGGCCTGCCGACCACGCGGCCCACCTCCTCGGCCGCCGACACCAAGCTGCGTGGCGCCCTCAGCGCCGCCGCCCAGCAGGCCCGCCTGCGCTCCGACGCCGCCCTCGCCGACTTCCAGGAGTCCGCGCCCGCCGCGGCGAAGGCGAGCTACGACTCCACGGTCACCGGCCCCGAGGTCAACTCCGCCGAGAAGTACCTCGCCGCCCTCACCGACCAGCCGGCCCTCGCCGACAACGAGCTGGACACCAGCACCGGCAAGCTCGACGCAGCGCTCTCCGCCCGAATCGACGCGATGCGCGGCGCGGAGGCCGCCCTCTACGACCGCCGGGTCAAGGAACTCGCCCAGCTGCGCGACGACGACGTCACCGCCCTGGAGATCCGCATCGCCGTTCTCGGCGCGCTGATACTGCTGGCCGTCGGCGTCGCCACCGCCATGGCCCGCACCCTCACCCAGCCGCTCTCCGTGCTGCGCCGCGGCTCCGCCCGACTCGCCCAGGCGGAGAATCCCGGCGCCGAGGAACCCGTCGCCTTCACCGGCCGCGACGACGAGTTCGCCCAGGTCGTACGCTCCGTCAACGCCCTGCACGCACACGCCACCGCCCTCGCCGAGCGCGTCACCACCCTGGAGGCCGACCGCAAGCACCTGGTCGGCCAGCGGCAGCGGATGGCCGACGCCCGCGAGCAGCTCAAGGCGGAACTCGCCGAATCCGCGGCCCAGTTGGAGCGGACGCGCACCAACATCTCCGCCACCTTCGTGAACCTCGCGCTGCGCACCCTGGGCCTGGTCGAGCGGCAACTCGGCGTCATCGAGGGCCTGGAGGAACGCGAGCAGGACCCGGACCGGCTGGCCACGCTCTTCAAGCTCGACCACTTCGCCACGGTCATGCGCCGGCACAGCGAGAACCTCCTCGTCCTCGCCGGCACCGAACACGTCCAGCAGACCGCTGGTCCGGTACCGCTGATCGACGTCGTACGCGCCGCGGTCAGCGAGATCGAGCGGTACGAACGGGTCCGCATCGCCGCGCTCCCGCCGCACGCGCACCTGGCCGGGTTCGCCGCGGACGACCTCTCCCACCTGCTGGCCGAACTCATGGAGAACGCCACCTCGTTCTCCCCGCCCGACGTGCCCGTCGAGATCTCCGGCTGGCTCCTGGAGAGCGGCGAGGTCATGCTCTCCGTCCAGGACGAGGGCATCGGCATGACCGCCGACCGCCTGGCCCGGCTCAACGCCCGGCTCGCCGACTTCACCCCCGAGACCTCGTACGCCTCCTACGGCTCTCCCGACCCGTCCGAGGTGGACGGCGAGGAGGGGCTCGGGCTCGGGCTGTACGTGGTGGCCCGGCTCGCTCACCGGCACGGTGTGCGGGTGCAGTTGCGCGAGCAGAAGCAGGGCGGGATCGCCGCGGTCGTCGTACTGGCGAAGGGCCTGCTGGCCCCCGCGCCGTCCGCCGCCGTCCCGACGGCGTCGTCGGCGCCGGTCTCCGGCGGTACGCACACCTTCTCCCTGCCCGGCGCGAACGCCGAGGCCAACTCCAACGTCCTCAGCGGCCGTTCGAAGACCGAGGACCCGCTGGTCACGCTCGCGGAGAACGCCGTACGTCACTCGGAGACGGGCCCGGACGACCACTCGGCAGTCCCCGAGACCCCGGCCGAGACCACGATGGAGCTTCTGGTTCCGATACCCGCGCAGGCGGAACCCGAGATCCCCGAACCTGGGACCTCTGAACCCGAGATCCCCGAACCCGAGGCATTCGAACCCGGGGTCTTCGAACCAGCGCTCACCGACCACGAGGACGCCCGACCGGGACCGCTCGCGGCCGCCGAGGACCTCCGCACGGACCGTGCGGACGGAACCGGGCCCGCCGCAGGCGAAGCCGAGACCGAACCGAGCCACGACCGTGCCCCGGACACCCCGGACACCTCGGCCACCCCGGACGCCCCGGAGGAGCTCGTCACCGACAAGGGCCTCCCCAAGCGCACCCCGAAGATCACCGCCCCGGCAACCGCCCCGCACTCACGCGGCGGATCCGTCGACGCCGAGGCACTCCGCCGCCGCCTGGGCGGCTTCCGCCGGGGGGCGGAGGCCGGCTATCGCGACGTCGAGGCGGAGATCGCCGAGGAGACGGGACAGCACCAGGCGCCCGCGGGGGGAACCGCAGGAACCGCACCATCCGATGAAGCCACGGGGGGCACCGTCGAGGAGGCAAGCAGTTGACCGCGCCCAGTACCTTCGGACTGAGCCGTGAGGCCCGCAATCTTCACTTTCTGCTGACCAATCTCG encodes:
- the lon gene encoding endopeptidase La, with amino-acid sequence MASTSTPLTLPVLPLDGEVVLPGMVVPLDLNDADVRAAVEAAEAAARSEPGKPRVLLVPRIDGTYASTGVLGTIEQVGRLADGDPGALIRGRGRVKIGAGTTGPGAALWVEGVRIDENVPEPLPGHVTELVKEYKALATAWLRKRGAWQVVDRVQAIDDVSALADNSGYSPFLTTEQKVELLESADPVARLKLATQQLRDHLAEQDVAETIAKDVQEGVDKQQREFLLRRQLDAVRKELRDLNGESEGEESDDYRTRVEAADLPEKVREAALKEVDKLERSSDQSPEGSWIRTWLDTVLELPWNERTEDVYDIQGAKAVLDAEHSGLADVKERITEYLAVRKRRSDRGLGVIGGRRGGAVLALVGPPGVGKTSLGESVAHAMGRKFVRVALGGVRDEAEIRGHRRTYVGALPGRIVRAIKEAGSMNPVVLLDEIDKVGSDFRGDPAAALLEVLDPAQNHTFRDHYLEVELDLSDVVFLATANVLEAIPEALLDRMELVRLDGYTEDEKIVIARDHLLPRQLERAGLNKDEVTLDESALRKLAGEYTREAGVRTLERSVARLLRKVAAQHELGERELPFTVTDEDLRALIGRPHHVPESAQDPAERRTAVPGVATGLAVTGAGGDVLFVEASLADPETGAAGLTLTGQLGDVMKESAQIALSFLRSHGAELELPVADLKDRGVHIHFPAGAVPKDGPSAGVTMTTALASLLSGRLVRTDVAMTGEVSLTGRVLPIGGVKQKLLAAHRAGVTTVVIPKRNEPDLDDVPAEVLDKLDVHAVTDVRQVLELALSPATNGAAPEVPVAA
- a CDS encoding MarR family transcriptional regulator is translated as MHEDGTGDGRGVEAGAAASGVDQPAFLALERELTVLLRRARANQGEMAREVHPDLESAAYGLLVRLDECGRQRATELAAYIGVGKATMSRQLRALEELGLVAREPDPADGRAWLVALTQEGHDRVTRVREARRARYAGRLEDWDSREVAELARLLNQLNRGMEK
- a CDS encoding protein phosphatase 2C domain-containing protein — protein: MRTELVSEPGGRARANEDFASVALPASGLGGALVVLDGVTPPKGATGCLHSVPWFTARLGGALTELTVSCRDLPLPEILSRAILRTTGAHQSTCDLSHPRTPQATVVLARWSSETVEYLVLSDSALLLESPDGAVTPHLDDRLALLPRSALATDALIDSTIRNKEGGFFTAAADPTVAARAVTGVVPRTDVRALAALTDGATRWVEKFHEGDWTDCLTYVRKEGAQALVDRVRELERADARERTHLGRSKTHDDATVVYVEL
- a CDS encoding nitrate- and nitrite sensing domain-containing protein; the protein is MRAPVQKTRPRRTGKQAASGKGVEQTPGTPDPGTPGTPHPGMHGSPSAAAVAAPVGKGRPTHVRTRLILAVTVVAAAIAGAGVPSLVTASGQLSDSQDLVTLAEQTQDALTLAHSLADERDEVTPYIAAGRPKSKAPNEQQSARVDRQVEEMRADTDTPAAVREDLDTIAAVRRSALTGKSGALEAHQAYSAAITDLHLLAEQLADQMPPRAGSGAYALAELDSAVQQAAATRGLLLAALNVPTTTRSVIDPATGLPTTRPTSSAADTKLRGALSAAAQQARLRSDAALADFQESAPAAAKASYDSTVTGPEVNSAEKYLAALTDQPALADNELDTSTGKLDAALSARIDAMRGAEAALYDRRVKELAQLRDDDVTALEIRIAVLGALILLAVGVATAMARTLTQPLSVLRRGSARLAQAENPGAEEPVAFTGRDDEFAQVVRSVNALHAHATALAERVTTLEADRKHLVGQRQRMADAREQLKAELAESAAQLERTRTNISATFVNLALRTLGLVERQLGVIEGLEEREQDPDRLATLFKLDHFATVMRRHSENLLVLAGTEHVQQTAGPVPLIDVVRAAVSEIERYERVRIAALPPHAHLAGFAADDLSHLLAELMENATSFSPPDVPVEISGWLLESGEVMLSVQDEGIGMTADRLARLNARLADFTPETSYASYGSPDPSEVDGEEGLGLGLYVVARLAHRHGVRVQLREQKQGGIAAVVVLAKGLLAPAPSAAVPTASSAPVSGGTHTFSLPGANAEANSNVLSGRSKTEDPLVTLAENAVRHSETGPDDHSAVPETPAETTMELLVPIPAQAEPEIPEPGTSEPEIPEPEAFEPGVFEPALTDHEDARPGPLAAAEDLRTDRADGTGPAAGEAETEPSHDRAPDTPDTSATPDAPEELVTDKGLPKRTPKITAPATAPHSRGGSVDAEALRRRLGGFRRGAEAGYRDVEAEIAEETGQHQAPAGGTAGTAPSDEATGGTVEEASS